A section of the Candidatus Nomurabacteria bacterium genome encodes:
- a CDS encoding ImmA/IrrE family metallo-endopeptidase, whose protein sequence is MTEDQLGPRLTEARHLARKIIKDAGIDTAPVSLWRVIKHLQTGYELYVSRVSVGTQIAGMLVTVEQEEREFSTIYFNQNHPWCRRRFTIGHEIGHLLMGHATQCVDGSNDASETEQEANAFAAELLIPLKLIKADYKKTPNIPTLAHQYQTSQQTMGIQLIQLRLVK, encoded by the coding sequence ATGACTGAAGACCAACTTGGTCCCCGGCTGACGGAAGCGCGACACTTAGCAAGAAAGATTATCAAAGACGCCGGAATCGATACGGCCCCGGTATCTTTGTGGAGAGTGATCAAGCACTTACAAACTGGTTATGAACTTTATGTCAGTAGAGTATCGGTGGGCACACAGATTGCAGGCATGCTAGTTACGGTCGAACAAGAAGAGCGCGAGTTTTCAACCATCTATTTTAATCAAAACCACCCATGGTGCCGACGGCGATTCACAATCGGACACGAGATCGGTCACCTTTTGATGGGACATGCCACTCAGTGTGTGGACGGTAGTAATGACGCTTCAGAAACCGAACAAGAAGCCAACGCATTTGCCGCTGAGTTACTGATTCCGCTGAAACTAATAAAAGCCGACTACAAAAAAACGCCCAATATCCCAACTCTGGCGCACCAATATCAAACTAGTCAACAAACGATGGGGATCCAACTTATCCAACTTCGTTTGGTTAAGTAA
- a CDS encoding tryptophan-rich sensory protein, with translation MNSDTYNWYSTLIKPSFAPPSWVFGPVWTVLYAIIAVTYGTVFYKALTGKLPWMVALPFALNLIFNFSFTYLQFGLKNNLLASIDILLVFGTLIWALVAIFPYFKWVALANIPHFLWVTFATILQLTITYLNA, from the coding sequence ATGAACTCCGACACCTACAATTGGTACAGCACTCTCATCAAACCCTCTTTCGCCCCGCCGAGTTGGGTCTTTGGTCCAGTGTGGACGGTGTTGTATGCGATTATCGCGGTGACATACGGTACCGTGTTTTACAAAGCCCTCACGGGCAAGTTACCGTGGATGGTGGCTCTGCCTTTTGCCCTCAACCTTATTTTCAATTTCTCCTTTACCTATCTTCAATTCGGACTCAAGAACAACCTGCTTGCCTCCATAGATATCCTACTCGTCTTTGGCACGCTCATCTGGGCTTTGGTTGCCATTTTCCCGTATTTCAAATGGGTCGCCCTCGCCAACATTCCCCACTTTCTTTGGGTCACCTTTGCCACTATATTGCAATTAACCATAACGTACTTAAACGCATAA
- a CDS encoding type I glyceraldehyde-3-phosphate dehydrogenase yields MARVRVAINGLGRIGRAFLKLAIKHPELEIVAVNDLGDVDNLAYLLKYDSAYGHSGLEIKVEDGVLVINGQSIKFLQEKEPVNLPWGDLGVKVVVEATGFFETYAKAKGHLEAGAGRVVVTAPIKGEPVPGVVGATVLMGINEEALATCQISSNASCTTNSASPVIQIMQESVGVEKAVLNTVHAYTATQSIVDSPDKKGDYRRGRAAAANIIPSTTGAAIAVTEAIPSLKDLFDGIALRVPVLTGSIADITFISKRFTSVEEVNKILLEAAQLPRWQKVFSVTDEPLVSSDIVGSPFASLVDLSMTKVVGGNLVKILAWYDNEMGYTNALVEHVLKAGLR; encoded by the coding sequence ATGGCCAGAGTTCGTGTCGCAATCAATGGTTTGGGTAGGATCGGGCGCGCTTTTTTAAAGCTTGCCATTAAGCACCCGGAATTGGAAATCGTTGCCGTCAACGACTTGGGTGATGTTGATAATCTTGCCTATCTTCTGAAATACGATAGTGCCTATGGTCACTCTGGTCTGGAGATAAAAGTAGAGGACGGTGTTCTTGTCATCAACGGTCAATCAATCAAGTTTCTGCAGGAGAAAGAACCAGTTAATCTACCGTGGGGTGATCTTGGAGTGAAGGTGGTGGTTGAGGCCACTGGCTTTTTTGAGACTTATGCCAAGGCCAAAGGACATCTGGAGGCCGGAGCTGGGCGTGTAGTGGTAACGGCTCCGATCAAGGGGGAACCTGTTCCTGGTGTTGTCGGGGCGACAGTCTTAATGGGGATCAACGAGGAGGCACTTGCCACTTGTCAGATTTCCTCTAATGCATCTTGTACCACTAATTCCGCCAGTCCAGTTATTCAGATAATGCAAGAGTCGGTTGGTGTGGAGAAGGCCGTGCTTAATACCGTGCATGCTTACACCGCCACTCAATCAATTGTTGACTCACCAGACAAGAAGGGGGATTATCGCCGTGGTCGGGCAGCAGCAGCAAATATTATCCCTTCCACGACGGGGGCGGCCATTGCGGTGACCGAAGCAATTCCGAGTCTCAAGGATTTGTTTGACGGTATTGCTTTACGCGTCCCAGTTTTGACTGGTTCTATTGCGGACATAACTTTTATTTCCAAGCGATTCACAAGTGTGGAAGAGGTTAATAAAATCTTACTTGAGGCGGCTCAACTGCCACGCTGGCAGAAAGTTTTCTCTGTTACGGATGAGCCACTGGTTTCCTCAGACATTGTCGGGTCGCCTTTCGCCTCCTTAGTCGACTTATCAATGACGAAAGTGGTCGGTGGTAACTTAGTAAAGATTCTTGCTTGGTACGATAACGAGATGGGGTATACCAATGCCTTAGTCGAGCATGTGTTGAAGGCGGGACTTCGTTAA
- a CDS encoding RpiB/LacA/LacB family sugar-phosphate isomerase yields MKIFLAADHAGLSLKDEVKRWLKSSGYTVQDEGAFEADPDDDYPDFIRVVAQGVAANPEEDRGLIFGGSGQGEAMMANRFRNVRAAVYYGGTEKIIILSREHNNANILSFGARFVTDDQAKEMIKLWLETPFTGEERHLRRIMKIDNPPPATYEF; encoded by the coding sequence ATGAAGATTTTTTTGGCAGCAGACCACGCTGGTCTCTCTCTTAAAGATGAGGTGAAGCGTTGGCTGAAGAGTTCGGGCTACACTGTGCAGGATGAGGGAGCATTTGAAGCTGATCCTGACGATGATTATCCGGATTTCATTCGGGTCGTGGCTCAAGGCGTGGCCGCCAACCCCGAAGAAGACCGGGGGCTAATCTTTGGTGGTTCGGGCCAGGGGGAAGCAATGATGGCGAACCGCTTTCGTAATGTTCGAGCGGCGGTTTATTATGGCGGGACGGAAAAAATAATTATCCTGTCTCGCGAGCACAACAACGCCAACATTTTATCCTTTGGGGCGCGATTTGTGACTGACGATCAGGCAAAGGAGATGATTAAGCTTTGGCTGGAGACCCCGTTTACTGGTGAGGAGCGTCACTTACGTCGGATCATGAAAATTGATAATCCGCCTCCAGCGACTTACGAATTTTAA
- a CDS encoding transketolase → MLYDEKIKLLEQKANDIRMSVIDALLAAGSGHTAGPLGMADIFSALYFHLLKHDPKRPDWTDRDRLVLSNGHICPVLYAAMAHAGYFPVEELKTLRHFSSRLQGHPHREWLPMVETSSGPLGSGLSQAVGMALAERIDHGRSSDKFFYCLLGDGELDEGQNWEAIMLGGREKLHNLIAIIDRNNIQIDGFTEDVMPLESLADKWRSFNWHVQEIDGHSFEAIDEAVSQAKAVFSQPSVIIAHTIPGKGVHEFERKYEWHGKPPTKEEGELALKELRSLGGKIKGEHE, encoded by the coding sequence ATGCTCTACGACGAAAAAATTAAACTGTTGGAACAAAAGGCGAACGACATTCGGATGTCGGTAATTGATGCCCTTCTTGCTGCTGGTTCTGGGCATACCGCTGGCCCACTCGGTATGGCTGACATTTTTTCCGCGCTTTATTTTCATCTACTCAAACATGACCCCAAGAGACCGGATTGGACTGATCGCGATCGACTCGTTCTTTCCAATGGGCACATTTGTCCGGTTTTGTATGCCGCAATGGCCCATGCTGGATATTTCCCAGTCGAAGAGCTGAAGACTTTGCGCCACTTTAGTTCACGCCTACAAGGGCATCCGCATCGCGAGTGGCTACCGATGGTGGAGACAAGTTCTGGTCCGCTTGGTTCTGGTCTGTCGCAGGCGGTGGGCATGGCTCTGGCGGAGAGAATTGATCATGGTCGTTCGTCGGATAAATTTTTTTATTGTCTACTGGGTGACGGGGAATTGGATGAAGGACAGAACTGGGAGGCTATTATGCTGGGTGGAAGAGAGAAATTGCACAACCTGATCGCGATTATAGATAGGAACAATATTCAGATTGATGGTTTTACCGAAGATGTGATGCCACTGGAGTCTCTAGCTGATAAGTGGCGCTCTTTCAATTGGCATGTTCAAGAAATCGACGGGCACAGTTTTGAGGCGATTGACGAGGCGGTTAGTCAGGCGAAGGCGGTTTTCAGTCAGCCGTCGGTGATTATCGCCCATACGATTCCTGGCAAGGGCGTGCACGAGTTTGAACGGAAGTATGAGTGGCATGGCAAACCGCCGACGAAAGAAGAAGGGGAGTTAGCCTTGAAAGAATTGCGCAGTTTGGGGGGAAAGATTAAGGGTGAACACGAATAA
- a CDS encoding transketolase family protein encodes MLVESQKLNPKLLKLDVEQVPIRKGFGEGLLGAGEKDERIVGLCADLTESTQMHLFARKFPQRFIQMGVAEQNLASVASGMAAMGKIPFLTSYAMFSPGRNWEQIRTTICYNDRNVKIVGSHAGVSVGPDGGTHQAIEDIAITRVIPRLAVVVPCDAIEAKKATWQIARWTGPAYLRLAREKSPVVTTEESFFEIGKANILREPAKPRAAIIACGQMVYNALITANDLAATGIEVTVVNLHTIKPLDAETILGVAAKCEAIVTVEEHQKRGGMGSAVAELLVENYPVPMELIGVDDLFGQSGTPQELIEHYGLGVNHIRQAVQRVIARKR; translated from the coding sequence ATGCTTGTTGAATCTCAAAAATTAAATCCCAAATTACTTAAACTTGATGTGGAGCAAGTGCCAATTCGCAAAGGTTTCGGCGAAGGTTTACTTGGTGCGGGGGAGAAAGACGAACGGATTGTTGGTCTATGTGCTGATCTAACAGAGTCAACCCAGATGCATTTATTTGCGAGGAAATTTCCTCAGCGGTTTATTCAGATGGGAGTAGCTGAACAGAATCTCGCGAGCGTGGCGAGTGGAATGGCGGCGATGGGGAAGATTCCATTCCTCACTTCTTATGCGATGTTTTCGCCTGGTCGGAATTGGGAGCAGATTCGTACCACGATTTGTTACAATGACCGAAACGTAAAAATAGTTGGTTCTCATGCCGGCGTCTCCGTTGGTCCAGACGGGGGCACGCACCAGGCAATTGAGGATATTGCCATCACGCGGGTTATCCCACGTCTTGCGGTTGTCGTGCCCTGTGACGCGATTGAGGCGAAGAAAGCAACTTGGCAAATAGCACGTTGGACGGGGCCCGCCTATCTTCGACTAGCGCGCGAGAAGTCACCGGTCGTGACAACCGAAGAATCATTTTTTGAAATTGGGAAAGCGAATATTTTACGTGAACCCGCTAAACCGCGGGCGGCGATAATCGCCTGTGGACAGATGGTTTACAATGCTTTAATTACTGCCAATGATCTCGCCGCCACTGGTATTGAGGTTACGGTTGTTAATCTTCACACCATTAAACCACTCGATGCGGAAACAATTCTGGGAGTTGCCGCCAAGTGTGAGGCGATTGTCACGGTGGAGGAGCATCAGAAGCGTGGTGGTATGGGTAGTGCGGTGGCCGAGCTTCTCGTGGAAAATTATCCAGTGCCGATGGAGCTTATAGGCGTGGACGATCTATTTGGCCAGTCTGGTACACCACAAGAGCTTATTGAGCACTATGGACTTGGGGTCAACCACATTCGTCAGGCCGTGCAGAGGGTTATTGCGAGGAAGAGGTAA
- a CDS encoding carbohydrate kinase family protein: MNYDFIAIGDIVTDAFIRLQDAEIHCDIKHEDCQICLRFGDKVPYESVTVVPAVGNSPNAATSAARLGLKSAIITNLGDDQNGTEAIETLDKNGVETVFVTKHRGQKTNYHYVLWYQDDRTILIRHEEYAYALPEFTTKWVYLSSLGENSLPFHSKIAEHLAQHPEIKLAFQPGTFQIKLGYEKLKNLYEHTEIFFCNVDEARRILNRKDSNEEKEAEIKNLLREISSLGPKIVVITDGKDGAYASDGNNTWFMKPYPDPKPPLERTGAGDSFASTVVSALALGKSLPEALRWGPINSMSVVQQIGAQAGLLTREKLEEYLKNAPADYSPKMI; the protein is encoded by the coding sequence ATGAACTACGATTTCATCGCCATTGGGGACATTGTGACCGACGCCTTTATTCGCCTACAAGATGCTGAGATTCATTGCGATATCAAACACGAAGATTGTCAGATCTGTCTCCGTTTCGGTGATAAGGTTCCTTACGAAAGCGTAACGGTTGTACCCGCCGTGGGAAACTCGCCAAACGCCGCGACAAGTGCCGCCAGATTAGGTCTGAAGTCGGCGATTATTACAAATCTGGGTGATGACCAGAACGGCACTGAAGCAATTGAAACCTTAGACAAAAATGGAGTCGAAACAGTGTTTGTCACTAAGCACCGTGGACAAAAAACAAATTATCATTATGTGCTGTGGTATCAGGACGATCGAACAATTCTAATTAGACACGAAGAGTATGCCTACGCTCTGCCAGAGTTTACAACCAAATGGGTTTATCTCAGCTCTCTTGGTGAGAACTCTCTTCCTTTCCACTCAAAAATCGCGGAACACCTAGCACAACACCCTGAAATAAAGCTAGCCTTTCAACCAGGCACCTTCCAGATTAAACTGGGTTACGAAAAATTAAAAAATCTCTATGAACACACTGAAATTTTCTTCTGCAATGTGGACGAAGCACGCCGAATTCTAAACCGGAAAGACTCTAACGAAGAAAAAGAAGCCGAGATTAAAAATTTACTGCGAGAAATAAGTAGTTTGGGACCAAAAATTGTGGTGATTACCGATGGCAAAGATGGTGCTTATGCGAGCGACGGCAATAATACTTGGTTCATGAAACCATACCCCGATCCGAAACCCCCACTAGAGCGAACCGGGGCGGGCGACAGTTTTGCCTCCACCGTTGTTTCTGCACTAGCGCTGGGTAAATCTTTACCGGAGGCTTTGCGTTGGGGACCAATCAATTCCATGTCCGTCGTCCAACAAATTGGCGCCCAAGCCGGCCTACTCACTCGCGAAAAACTGGAAGAATATTTGAAAAATGCCCCGGCAGATTACTCTCCAAAAATGATTTAA
- a CDS encoding class II fructose-bisphosphate aldolase has protein sequence MLNLRESLKEAIAKQVAIGHFNISNLEGLWAIFRAAQGLSLPVIIGVSEGERDFVGTKQVVALVKSLREEFNYPVFLNADHTYSFERVKEAVDAGFDSVIFDGSKLSLAENIKITKQCVDYARSVSSEILVEGELGYIGTSSKLLDAIPEGVSLNTDDLVKSEIAKQFVEETGVDLLAPAVGNIHGMLKNGKEPALNIERIREISKVSGVPLVLHGGSGNSEADFKMAIKNGVAIVHINTELRVAYRDALKITLQENLDEVAPYKILKPSVMAMQKVVEKKLRLFSNL, from the coding sequence ATGCTGAATTTGCGCGAGTCTTTGAAGGAGGCGATAGCAAAACAGGTGGCAATTGGCCACTTCAATATTTCTAATCTCGAAGGATTGTGGGCAATTTTCCGCGCCGCCCAAGGTTTAAGTTTGCCCGTGATTATCGGTGTTTCAGAGGGGGAACGCGATTTTGTGGGCACCAAGCAAGTGGTCGCGCTGGTTAAAAGTTTGCGTGAGGAATTCAACTATCCAGTTTTCTTGAACGCCGATCATACCTATTCCTTTGAAAGGGTTAAGGAAGCTGTGGACGCCGGCTTTGACTCCGTTATTTTTGATGGAAGTAAACTAAGTTTGGCAGAAAATATTAAAATTACTAAACAATGTGTCGACTACGCTCGCAGTGTTAGCTCGGAAATATTAGTGGAGGGCGAACTAGGTTATATCGGCACATCGTCAAAACTTTTGGACGCAATTCCCGAGGGTGTGAGCCTGAATACTGATGATTTAGTCAAATCAGAGATAGCGAAGCAATTTGTAGAAGAAACGGGGGTGGACCTACTTGCGCCCGCCGTCGGAAACATTCACGGAATGCTTAAGAATGGCAAAGAACCAGCTTTAAATATCGAGAGAATCAGAGAAATTTCTAAAGTGTCCGGTGTGCCGCTTGTCTTGCATGGTGGCTCTGGCAATAGTGAGGCGGATTTCAAAATGGCGATTAAGAATGGTGTAGCGATTGTGCATATCAATACGGAGTTGAGGGTCGCTTACCGTGATGCGCTGAAGATTACACTACAGGAAAACCTTGACGAGGTGGCGCCGTACAAGATCTTGAAACCTTCTGTTATGGCGATGCAGAAGGTGGTGGAGAAAAAGTTGCGTTTGTTTAGTAATTTATAA
- a CDS encoding D-glycerate dehydrogenase, with the protein MSKIFVTRKIPESGIELLRSSNHEVVVSEKDGVLSKEELVFALRGQSYDAVICLLTDKIDSEIFDASPSTKIFANYAVGFDNIDLAEAKKRGIVITNTPGVLTNAVAEHAFTLLLSVAKRVVESDKFLRDGKYDGWSPLLLLGTELTGKTLGILGLGRIGSRVAQYARSFDLRVIYYDVTQNSDFEKMTGAKFLATPEELLREADFVSVHVPLLPTTRHLINDERLKLMKPSAILINTSRGPVIDEEALVTALKNKVIRGAGLDVFENEPSLAAGLVELPNVVITPHTASATEEARTAMSDVAAKNVLAVLSGQTAPNLL; encoded by the coding sequence ATGTCTAAGATTTTTGTAACCAGAAAGATTCCTGAATCGGGGATTGAGCTCTTGAGAAGTTCTAACCACGAGGTTGTGGTGAGCGAGAAGGACGGTGTCTTGAGTAAAGAAGAACTGGTGTTTGCCTTGCGGGGTCAAAGCTATGATGCGGTAATTTGCTTACTGACTGATAAGATAGACTCCGAAATTTTTGACGCATCACCCAGCACTAAAATTTTTGCAAATTACGCTGTCGGTTTTGATAATATCGATTTAGCCGAAGCAAAGAAACGCGGAATCGTGATTACTAACACCCCCGGTGTTCTGACCAATGCCGTCGCTGAACATGCCTTCACACTCTTACTCTCCGTCGCCAAGAGAGTAGTGGAATCCGACAAATTTTTGCGTGATGGTAAGTATGATGGTTGGTCGCCGCTTCTCCTGCTCGGTACAGAATTGACCGGGAAGACTTTAGGTATCTTGGGTCTAGGTCGGATTGGTTCTCGGGTGGCACAATACGCAAGGTCTTTTGATCTCCGTGTGATCTATTATGATGTGACTCAGAATAGTGATTTTGAAAAAATGACCGGTGCTAAGTTTCTTGCCACACCGGAAGAACTTTTGCGTGAAGCAGACTTTGTTTCTGTTCATGTGCCTCTTTTGCCGACGACTAGGCATTTGATTAACGACGAAAGGTTAAAACTGATGAAACCGAGCGCGATTCTCATCAACACCTCTCGCGGCCCAGTGATTGACGAGGAAGCGCTTGTGACCGCCCTGAAGAATAAGGTAATTCGTGGCGCGGGCTTGGACGTGTTTGAGAATGAGCCTTCTTTGGCGGCGGGTTTAGTTGAATTACCAAACGTTGTCATAACACCCCACACTGCCAGTGCCACAGAGGAGGCCAGGACGGCAATGAGTGATGTGGCAGCAAAGAATGTGTTGGCCGTGCTCTCTGGTCAAACTGCCCCCAACCTGCTATAG
- a CDS encoding 50S ribosomal protein L25, with amino-acid sequence MLKIAAEERSIFGKKLKESRIAGKLPVVVYGERKKDALPLFVTSKDFKKLLKEAGESTVVTVDAGTVKKDVLIHDVDWHPVSGEPLHADFYVVDKTKTIEIGVPLVFSGVAPAVKELGGILVKVLHELNIEVLPMNIPHDITVDISALTNLDSQILVKDLLVPTGIKVINQADEVVAAVSVAKEEPVEEVVSDLSAIEVEKKGKKETEDDGASGSGAEEKADSKN; translated from the coding sequence ATGTTGAAGATCGCGGCCGAAGAACGGTCCATTTTTGGTAAGAAATTGAAGGAATCTCGGATAGCCGGGAAGTTACCGGTTGTTGTCTATGGCGAACGGAAAAAGGACGCATTACCTCTTTTCGTGACGAGTAAGGATTTCAAGAAGTTGCTCAAAGAGGCAGGGGAATCAACGGTTGTAACGGTTGATGCCGGCACGGTTAAGAAGGATGTCTTGATTCATGATGTTGATTGGCATCCAGTTTCCGGTGAGCCACTTCACGCTGATTTCTATGTAGTTGATAAAACAAAGACAATTGAGATTGGTGTTCCTCTAGTTTTTTCTGGAGTTGCTCCAGCGGTAAAAGAATTGGGGGGTATTCTCGTCAAGGTTTTGCACGAGCTGAACATTGAGGTTTTACCGATGAATATTCCACACGATATCACTGTAGATATTAGTGCGCTTACGAATCTAGACAGTCAAATTCTGGTAAAAGATTTACTGGTTCCCACTGGAATAAAAGTAATAAATCAAGCCGATGAAGTTGTTGCGGCCGTCTCTGTCGCCAAGGAGGAACCAGTTGAAGAGGTGGTTTCTGATCTTTCGGCCATTGAAGTAGAGAAGAAGGGCAAGAAGGAGACCGAAGATGATGGGGCGAGTGGTTCTGGTGCGGAGGAAAAGGCTGACTCGAAGAACTAA
- a CDS encoding lytic murein transglycosylase — protein MKRLKFSSLFLAFFIFFNFWVFNTQAQSVADVEARRAQLQVELEQQEREIAEQTKLLQAKQRDTATVAGELNLLKSQIAQAQAGIKAKKVAITGLENDIRARTKKIETLAARIKREQLSLGELFRQVRDIDELSLVEVFLDKQNLTGVFRDVDDASSIQEALAQSFVAIRSAQDQAKVEQAQLEKKKDAELDAQKVIEEQKKIVEKKEADKTVLLNISKNQEKAYQTILAERQKKAAQIRAALFGLRDSAAIPFGQALDFAVAASKKTGVRAALILAILQQESNLGENVGSCVITNLETGETRSVKTGTLFPRGIHPTRDLPILQSLLSGLGRNPFLTNVSCPQAIGYGGAMGPAQFIPSTWNYLKVSIAAAVGRAVADPWNPEDAFMAAAILLRDNGAGSKTYTTERTSACKYYSGQNCYKKNGAPNVGLSYGNQVMAKASDIQLNMINPLQSN, from the coding sequence GTGAAGAGACTCAAATTCTCTAGTTTATTTTTAGCTTTTTTTATCTTTTTCAACTTTTGGGTGTTCAATACGCAAGCGCAGAGCGTTGCTGATGTTGAAGCACGAAGAGCCCAGCTCCAGGTGGAGCTAGAACAGCAAGAAAGAGAAATTGCCGAGCAAACTAAACTTTTGCAAGCCAAGCAACGCGATACCGCAACGGTGGCGGGCGAGCTTAATTTGCTGAAAAGTCAGATTGCTCAAGCGCAGGCGGGAATTAAGGCCAAGAAAGTGGCTATTACCGGGCTCGAAAATGATATTAGAGCCCGAACCAAAAAGATCGAGACACTCGCGGCAAGAATAAAGCGGGAGCAGTTGTCGCTCGGGGAACTTTTCCGCCAGGTCCGGGATATCGACGAGTTGTCTCTTGTGGAAGTTTTTCTTGACAAGCAGAACCTTACCGGTGTTTTTCGGGATGTTGATGATGCCAGTTCAATTCAGGAGGCGTTGGCACAATCTTTTGTCGCGATTCGTTCGGCGCAAGATCAGGCTAAGGTAGAGCAGGCTCAGTTGGAAAAAAAGAAAGATGCAGAATTGGATGCTCAGAAAGTGATTGAAGAACAAAAAAAGATTGTGGAGAAGAAAGAGGCAGACAAGACGGTGTTGCTTAATATTAGCAAGAACCAGGAAAAGGCATACCAAACGATTCTGGCGGAGCGTCAGAAAAAAGCCGCTCAGATCCGAGCTGCTCTTTTCGGACTGCGTGACTCGGCGGCGATTCCCTTCGGCCAGGCTCTGGATTTTGCTGTCGCCGCCTCTAAGAAAACGGGTGTTCGTGCCGCGTTGATTCTCGCAATTTTACAACAAGAGTCTAATTTGGGTGAGAATGTTGGTTCTTGTGTCATTACTAATCTAGAGACAGGCGAGACCAGGAGTGTTAAGACTGGAACATTGTTTCCACGAGGCATTCATCCCACGCGCGATCTACCAATATTGCAGAGCCTACTTTCTGGTCTTGGTCGCAACCCGTTTCTTACCAATGTTTCTTGTCCACAGGCAATCGGTTATGGTGGGGCGATGGGTCCGGCACAATTTATCCCATCAACTTGGAACTATCTTAAGGTTTCAATCGCGGCGGCAGTTGGTCGAGCGGTGGCTGATCCCTGGAATCCCGAAGACGCTTTCATGGCCGCGGCGATACTTCTTAGAGATAACGGAGCTGGATCAAAAACTTATACCACTGAAAGGACGTCAGCTTGTAAATACTATTCTGGTCAGAATTGTTATAAGAAGAATGGCGCACCAAATGTTGGTTTGAGTTATGGAAATCAAGTAATGGCTAAGGCTTCCGACATCCAACTTAACATGATTAATCCGTTGCAAAGTAATTGA
- the rpmE gene encoding 50S ribosomal protein L31, translating into MKKDTHPQYFSESLVTCACGEKFKVGSTLEKISVEICSACHPFFTGTDKVMDTAGRVERFKVRKAKAVPKVKKVKTRKTKEEKEIEVK; encoded by the coding sequence ATGAAAAAGGACACCCACCCTCAATATTTTTCCGAATCTCTTGTGACTTGTGCATGTGGCGAGAAGTTCAAGGTTGGCTCTACGTTGGAGAAAATTTCGGTAGAAATCTGTAGCGCGTGTCACCCCTTCTTTACTGGGACTGATAAGGTTATGGATACCGCCGGTCGCGTAGAACGTTTTAAGGTTCGTAAGGCAAAGGCTGTTCCAAAGGTAAAGAAAGTAAAAACAAGAAAGACGAAGGAGGAGAAGGAGATTGAGGTGAAGTAA
- a CDS encoding PCRF domain-containing protein yields the protein MDYFEYLKQKSDTAPITSLAEGLVLEVRAGAGGDESALFAKELSDMYRRFCEQKGWDFILIDDSQSDLGGYKEASFEVHGTGAYEALRYETGVHRIQRVPATEKQGRIHTSTASVAILPLRQESDFVLNPADLEITFSRAGGKGGQNVNKVETAVRVLHKPSGLTVRSTNERSQARNKEKAIQILSAKLESASNAKSASDTASARREQIGTGDRSEKIRTYNIAQDRLTDHRLKKSWHNLEKIFAGGLDPIIEALSNPQSD from the coding sequence ATGGATTATTTTGAGTACTTAAAGCAGAAGTCCGACACCGCCCCTATCACGAGTCTTGCTGAGGGGTTAGTTTTGGAAGTTCGCGCTGGGGCTGGTGGCGACGAGTCAGCTCTGTTTGCGAAGGAACTCTCTGATATGTACCGGCGTTTTTGCGAGCAAAAAGGTTGGGACTTTATACTAATCGACGATTCCCAGAGCGATCTTGGTGGCTACAAGGAGGCGTCATTTGAAGTTCATGGGACTGGTGCCTATGAAGCACTTCGTTATGAGACGGGTGTGCATCGTATTCAGCGTGTGCCAGCAACCGAGAAGCAGGGGCGGATTCACACGAGCACCGCCTCTGTCGCGATTTTACCGCTGAGGCAGGAAAGCGATTTTGTCCTTAATCCCGCCGATCTGGAGATTACTTTTTCTCGAGCTGGTGGTAAGGGGGGTCAGAATGTGAATAAAGTTGAAACAGCTGTGCGGGTTTTACATAAGCCATCGGGTCTGACAGTTCGTAGTACGAACGAGAGGAGTCAAGCTCGGAATAAAGAAAAAGCCATTCAGATTTTATCGGCAAAACTTGAATCAGCCTCTAACGCCAAGAGTGCGAGTGATACCGCAAGTGCGAGACGAGAGCAGATTGGTACCGGCGACCGTTCGGAAAAAATTCGTACTTACAATATCGCACAGGATCGTCTTACCGATCATCGTCTTAAGAAATCTTGGCACAATTTAGAGAAGATTTTTGCTGGTGGTCTTGATCCGATCATTGAGGCCCTAAGTAATCCACAGTCTGATTGA